In Candidatus Kuenenbacteria bacterium HGW-Kuenenbacteria-1, a genomic segment contains:
- the recJ gene encoding single-stranded-DNA-specific exonuclease RecJ, whose amino-acid sequence MRWIINKSITINEKKQFSQINPIVLQLLFNRELKTQKQIDEFLYSDYSQDIHDPFLLPEMGKAVQRIFQAIKDQELIMVHGDYDADGICGSLLLIETLEKLGARTDIYIPHREKEGYGLKEQAVDYMMKQENKKMQNTNGSIPMVIKNKTSGNGLIITVDCGITNIDGIKYAQKNNIDVIITDHHLPCKNIPKAFAIIHPKTGNEYPFKDLAGAGVAFKLAQALLRKKEQESTLNFKGFEKWLLDLLVIATVADLVPMLGENKTLTKYGLIVLNKTKRIGLKKLIEISKLSEVSELNVFNVGFQIAPRINSLGRLKHANTSYQLLKTQDENEAKKIAEELDQTNQERQRLIEEAVLQVLNQLGKITDKQKILFVLNKNWPEGILGLIAGKICNKFNRPTMAMTYKINNNQQAEIVGSGRSNNFNLKLALEKIENILTSFGGHKCACGFKFLENNLENFKKKLEKIANKEISDQDLIPILNIDQEITLAEVNWELFNELKKFEPYGKENPQPKFLIKNLRIINLEKVGQNEQHLKLSATDEQVIIKMIGFGLGEKGGKFNIGNRIDIISEININEWNGNKELQLKIVDLKTTEL is encoded by the coding sequence ATGCGTTGGATTATAAATAAATCAATTACAATAAATGAAAAAAAACAATTTTCACAAATTAATCCAATTGTTTTACAGTTATTATTTAATAGAGAATTAAAAACTCAAAAACAAATTGACGAATTTTTATATTCTGATTATAGTCAAGATATTCATGATCCCTTTTTACTTCCTGAAATGGGAAAAGCAGTACAAAGAATTTTTCAAGCCATTAAAGATCAAGAACTAATTATGGTTCATGGAGATTATGATGCTGACGGAATTTGTGGATCACTTTTATTAATTGAAACCTTAGAAAAATTGGGAGCAAGAACCGATATTTATATTCCTCATCGAGAAAAAGAAGGTTATGGATTAAAAGAACAAGCGGTTGATTATATGATGAAACAAGAAAATAAGAAAATGCAAAATACAAATGGTTCAATTCCAATGGTCATCAAAAATAAAACCTCTGGAAATGGATTAATTATTACAGTGGATTGTGGAATTACAAATATAGATGGAATAAAATACGCTCAAAAAAATAACATTGATGTGATTATTACTGATCACCATCTTCCTTGTAAAAATATTCCCAAAGCATTTGCTATTATTCATCCTAAAACAGGAAATGAATATCCTTTTAAAGATTTGGCTGGAGCTGGCGTGGCTTTTAAATTAGCTCAAGCATTACTAAGAAAAAAAGAACAAGAATCAACGTTAAATTTTAAAGGATTTGAAAAATGGTTGTTAGATCTATTGGTTATTGCTACAGTAGCAGATTTGGTGCCCATGTTGGGAGAAAATAAAACTTTAACAAAATATGGATTAATTGTTTTAAATAAAACAAAACGAATTGGTTTAAAAAAATTAATAGAAATTTCAAAACTTTCAGAAGTTTCAGAATTAAATGTTTTTAATGTTGGTTTTCAAATTGCCCCTCGAATTAATTCCCTTGGAAGATTAAAACATGCTAATACTAGTTATCAACTTTTGAAAACTCAAGATGAAAATGAAGCAAAAAAAATAGCCGAAGAACTTGATCAAACCAATCAAGAAAGACAAAGATTAATAGAAGAGGCTGTTTTACAAGTATTAAATCAGCTTGGGAAAATAACTGATAAACAAAAAATTTTATTTGTTTTAAATAAAAATTGGCCAGAAGGAATTTTGGGATTAATAGCAGGAAAAATTTGCAACAAATTTAATCGGCCAACAATGGCCATGACTTATAAAATAAATAATAATCAACAAGCGGAGATTGTTGGATCAGGAAGATCAAATAATTTTAATTTAAAACTTGCTTTAGAAAAAATTGAAAATATTTTAACTAGTTTTGGGGGACATAAATGCGCTTGTGGTTTTAAATTTTTAGAAAATAATTTGGAAAATTTTAAAAAAAAGTTAGAAAAAATAGCTAATAAAGAAATTTCAGATCAAGATTTAATTCCAATTTTAAATATTGATCAAGAAATAACTTTAGCTGAAGTAAATTGGGAACTGTTTAATGAATTAAAAAAATTTGAACCTTATGGAAAAGAAAATCCTCAACCAAAATTTTTAATTAAAAATTTAAGAATAATAAATTTAGAAAAAGTAGGACAAAACGAACAACATTTAAAATTATCAGCAACAGACGAACAAGTAATTATAAAAATGATTGGCTTTGGTTTGGGAGAAAAAGGCGGTAAATTTAATATAGGCAATAGGATTGATATAATTTCTGAAATTAATATAAATGAATGGAATGGAAATAAAGAATTACAATTAAAAATTGTAGATTTAAAAACAACTGAGTTATAA
- a CDS encoding aspartate--tRNA ligase encodes MFRTHTCGELNKKNIAQEIILSGWVYRRRDHGGLIFIDLRDRYGITQVVFQPENSTIFKIAEKLRSEWVIKITGEIRSRPKEMINSKLNTGEIEVEVKNIEILSESKTLPFELNEEKSLEPNEALRLKYRFIDLRRQKLQEILKIKDRFFQHIRKYFQDHDFIEIQTPILANSSPEGARDFLVPSRLYPGKFYALPQAPQQFKQLLMVGGIDKYFQIAPCFRDEDPRMDRHYGEFYQLDMEMSFVQQEDVWQIMEPLWIEVTQKFSNKKLVALENDGSFKKIPWKEAMEKYGTDKPDLRFEMEIKPITEMVKDCGFSVFYEAIKNNGVVHALKIDDGAKFSRKEIDEITEIAKTKGAKGLAYIIVNEKETHEKYKLQSPIVKFLSDELAQKIVKDLKAKTGDIIFFGADVWKTVCLSLGAVRNECALRLGLKDNTKAAWCWVIDFPMYDYSEIEEGKIDFSHNPFSMPKEGLKALNENNPFEILAYQYDTILNGFEVSSGAIRNHKPEIMYKAFEIAGYSKEQVDARFGTMIRAFEYGAPPHGGNAPGVDRILMVLLDMDSIRDIYAFPKDGKGKDLMMDSPSEVIEKQLEELKIEIKENEKF; translated from the coding sequence ATGTTTCGTACACATACTTGCGGAGAATTAAATAAAAAAAATATTGCACAAGAAATTATTTTGTCTGGTTGGGTATATCGACGTCGCGATCATGGCGGTTTGATTTTTATTGATTTAAGAGATCGATATGGAATTACTCAAGTCGTTTTTCAACCAGAAAATTCAACTATTTTTAAAATTGCGGAAAAATTAAGATCAGAATGGGTGATTAAAATAACAGGGGAAATACGCTCTAGACCAAAAGAAATGATTAATTCTAAATTAAATACTGGTGAAATTGAAGTAGAAGTAAAAAATATTGAAATTTTAAGCGAATCAAAAACTTTGCCATTTGAATTAAATGAAGAAAAATCTTTGGAGCCTAATGAGGCATTGCGTTTAAAATATCGTTTTATTGATTTAAGAAGACAAAAATTACAAGAAATACTTAAAATTAAAGATCGTTTTTTTCAACACATAAGAAAATATTTTCAAGATCATGATTTTATTGAAATTCAAACCCCAATTTTGGCTAATTCTTCACCTGAAGGCGCTCGTGATTTTTTAGTGCCATCTCGACTTTATCCTGGGAAATTTTATGCCTTACCTCAAGCGCCACAACAATTTAAACAATTATTAATGGTGGGTGGGATTGATAAATATTTTCAAATTGCGCCATGTTTTCGCGACGAAGATCCGAGAATGGATAGACATTATGGAGAGTTTTATCAATTGGATATGGAAATGAGTTTTGTTCAACAGGAAGATGTTTGGCAAATTATGGAACCTTTGTGGATTGAAGTAACTCAAAAATTTTCAAATAAAAAATTAGTTGCTTTGGAAAATGATGGTAGTTTTAAAAAAATACCATGGAAAGAAGCCATGGAAAAGTATGGAACAGATAAACCTGATTTACGATTTGAAATGGAAATTAAGCCAATAACCGAAATGGTAAAAGATTGCGGTTTTTCTGTATTTTACGAAGCGATTAAAAATAATGGCGTGGTCCATGCATTAAAAATTGATGATGGCGCTAAATTTAGTCGTAAGGAAATTGATGAAATAACAGAAATTGCCAAAACCAAAGGCGCTAAAGGATTGGCATATATTATTGTCAATGAAAAAGAAACACATGAAAAATATAAATTACAATCTCCAATAGTAAAATTTTTAAGCGATGAATTAGCTCAAAAAATTGTTAAAGATTTGAAAGCTAAAACTGGTGATATAATTTTTTTTGGCGCAGATGTTTGGAAAACGGTTTGTTTGAGTTTGGGAGCTGTAAGAAATGAATGCGCTTTGAGATTGGGATTAAAAGATAATACAAAAGCAGCTTGGTGTTGGGTAATTGATTTTCCAATGTATGATTATTCAGAAATTGAAGAAGGTAAAATTGATTTTAGTCATAATCCATTTTCTATGCCTAAAGAAGGATTAAAAGCGTTAAATGAAAATAATCCATTTGAAATTTTAGCTTATCAATATGATACTATTTTAAATGGATTTGAAGTTTCTAGTGGAGCGATTCGTAATCATAAACCAGAAATAATGTATAAGGCGTTTGAAATTGCTGGTTATTCTAAAGAACAAGTTGACGCAAGATTTGGAACGATGATTAGAGCATTTGAATATGGCGCGCCACCACATGGCGGAAATGCCCCTGGTGTTGATCGCATATTAATGGTACTTTTAGACATGGATTCAATTCGCGATATATATGCTTTTCCAAAAGATGGCAAAGGCAAAGATTTAATGATGGACAGCCCATCAGAAGTTATAGAAAAACAATTAGAAGAATTAAAAATAGAAATAAAGGAAAATGAAAAATTTTAG